In Arachis stenosperma cultivar V10309 chromosome 1, arast.V10309.gnm1.PFL2, whole genome shotgun sequence, one DNA window encodes the following:
- the LOC130975994 gene encoding uncharacterized protein LOC130975994 has translation MFEKVKKVRLQTLRAEFESLMMKETESISDYFTKVLTVVHQMKRLGEKLEDVCVVEKILRSLNSKFYHVVVAIEESKDLDTMSIDQLNDFLWAHEERMDKGKQERVEHVLQNGHYSWECQTSKEEENKLVVHSEDVEEPTLFLTLKEDQNSEDSAWYLDNGASNHMTGDRSKFVALDTNVKGHVCFGDESKVEINGKRTILFELKNGSHKILSNVYYIPKMKNNILSIGQLMENGCKIVMEDRYL, from the exons ATGTTTGAGAAGGTGAAGAAGGTTCGTCTTCAAACTCTAAGGGCTGAGTTTGAGTCTCTAATGATGAAGGAGACTGAATCCATTTCGGATTATTTCACCAAAGTTTTGACGGTAGTGCACCAAATGAAAAGGCTTGGAGAAAAATTAGAAGATGTTTGTGTTGTTGAGAAAATTCTTCGTTCTCTTAACTCAAAATTTTATCATGTGGTGGTAGCCATTGAGGAGTCAAAAGATTTGGATACAATGTCCATTGATCAGTTGAATGATTTCTTATGGGCCCATGAAGAAAGAATGGATAAAGGCAAGCAAGAACGTGTGGAGCATGTCTTGCAG AATGGACATTATTCTTGGGAGTGTCAAACatccaaagaagaagaaaataaacttGTTGTGCACAGTGAAGATGTTGAAGAACCAACATTATTCCTTACCCTCAAGGAAGATCAAAATTCTGAAGATAGTGCGTGGTATCTTGACAATGGAGCTAGCAACCATATGACAGGTGATAGGAGTAAATTTGTAGCACTCGACACCAACGTAAAAGGACACGTGTGTTTTGGTGATGAATCAAAAGTAGAGATCAATGGCAAAAGAACGATTCTATTCGAGCTGAAGAATGGAAGTCATAAGATTCTTTCCAATGTTTATTACAtcccaaagatgaaaaataataTCTTGAGTATTGGGCAACTTATGGAGAATGGTTGCAAGATAGTCATGGAAGATCGCTATCTTTGA